Part of the Cydia fagiglandana chromosome 2, ilCydFagi1.1, whole genome shotgun sequence genome, tccatataaattattgACTAGTATTTAATTGATCACCAGATATAGCGATCCACTTGGTCACCTTTTTCTGGTAGCAAAACAGGATCTGAAATCGGCCGCTATACCCTAACTTCCtgagtgtgatttttattagtaaattgGTGACCTGTGCGCGGCGCACGGACACACAGACCAACAGTGCGACAAACTGATCTGATTAGAGtcagatttttttatattcctcGTTTTTTTTACGAGATATAATCTAGGTACATATAAGGGTATGATTTTGGTAAGCGTTTTGATAGTtacaaattgtgctttttattagttttcatTTGTGTTTTGTTATAAGTAGAAAATTACGTAACCGACAGTGTATACCtgctgtatatatttttttaatacagttgctcaaaaagtgctactttacgtagctgtttagcgtgcggaaagttggttatctcgaactagtgctttttacttttccaatttttttaaatttatacttgttccaattcacgactacttattgatgagtgttaatattagtttcctttaaacgtcgtaatcagcataaaaacctaccgttaatgtaagaatacgaaaaatattacatatttcatatttaattacttacctcttcatcattgtaacacgtttattttttaatattcaatattgaaaattccgttcttaataagttgactgaatggaacggaatagctgccaaacgcccatagatataatatacttaaagacgacgtctaaccgagctgtcactgctaccacttttgtttagtgtacgattaacaatgtttttcttattttttcgcaactgtattaaaaaacgtcgttcgatacacgtgcggaaatgtcattcttcactcgtcccgagtcttgccactcgcctgcggctcgtggcaagatatctcggtactcgtgaagtaatgacataccttccgcactagcatcgaaatgtactattttagggttccgtacccaaagggtaaaacgggaccctattactaagacttcgctgtccgtccgtccgtccgtccgtccgtctgtacgtctgtctgtcaccaggctgtatctcacgaaccgtgatagctagacagttgaaattttcacagattatgtatttctgttgccgctataacaacaaatactaaaaacagaataaaataaagatttatgtggggctcccatacagcaaacgtgatttttgaccaaagttaagcaacgtcgggcgtggtcagtacttggatgggtgaccgttttctttttgcatttttttccgttttttttgctttatggtacggaacccttcgtgcgcgagtccaactcgcacttgcccggttttttttattattttattattatttattaagtacaacCACATCGTATGTATTACATATGTTGCATTACAATAGAACCAAAGTACTTCACCTGATACAGTACGACAATTATGGAGTACATAGCGTTGTCTAAGTATAATATTGGGAACGAGTTTAaactataaaaacattaaattttaaaataattaactaatACCTATATACATTATTCTCGGCAATATTAACGAGTCAGGCAATATTTCCGAAAATGGTTCCCACTTGCATTTTGTACACATAAGAACCGTAGGTCTGtattataaaatagttattgGAATGGCAACAATCATGAAAAAGTCTCAGagaaatttttgaaatattttgaatttcacTGATACCTCCTACCACTTTGCGCGTTCAAAGTTGAATGTCAAATTCGTGTtttatttttgatgcaggtaGTTAATGAAAGATACctagcgtcacttgcaccattccactaacctggggttaaccggttaaacccggaattaccatggttaccagtactatttgacactgggttagcggtttaatcgcttaactctaggttagtgggatggtgcaagtggcccctAATGTAATTGCTCAGGCAcgttcattaatagaggtgttTTACTACACTTACTGCCAGGAAACAAAGTTTACCGCTGAATGATTTTTAGAGCATTACATACGGTTCTAATGCCCGTTTTGTCGATCTGTTTTGCATTGTAATCTTGCCGTGTGTCTATCCAGCAGTCTGCTCCGCCCGCCGCTGTTTCGCACCGAGCCTAGAGCGTACGTACAACGTCAGAGTGCGATTCGCACGGTGCGCGCCGGTTCgcgataaaaaaataaaaacaaaaaatacgtaaaatgtataaaaagttgACAACAAACTGTCACAGCTCAGTTGTCGTGGGCCCGTGTGCGTGTGTGCATGTGAACTTATAAATTCAAATTTAGAGCTTTCTTTATTTGGATTACGTGTGAAAATGAAGGcgttttttgttattatttgcTGTATAGGTAagatttttttgcaaattatGCAAAATATTCGATAGATTTTTTGtatcttattataatttattacatatttcTGATTTGCATACTTTTAATGGATTGCTCCacatgtttactttttacaattaacattgatattaaaaatattaattgatACGTCACAGTCAATcaattatatttattcaattagATCTAGCActattatatacctagtaagttCCAAACAGagctatttaaaatatttcattaaataaataaatatatatatacatacaagcatgaacgctgaaaacaatactcttttttttgggcagtcgtatAACAAAGATGTCAAATTTAATAATATCTAAGTATTTCAAAATAATGTCGTCTTGCTTCAACTGTTTGCAGCTCCCAGATCCCGTGCTGCTAATATGCGAAAATAATCATAGAAAACCTTTAAATtaagaaattaataattaaaataaaaatattttccatttgtCTTTCCAACACGTTTCTAGTGCCCTAACCTAGGttgatttttaattaattaaaattagggTTGGTCTCCTATGATCATTTTGCTACAGCAGCAAGGGATCTAGGAGCTGCCCTTAATGCCCCATTTAAAAAATCCACCCTATATTTACCTATTATTGTAATATAacttttcttattattaaaatcGCAATATCCAAAGTTCCATTAAGTTACAAATTAAAGTTTGTAATTAAACTAACTATACTTAAACTACATTTAAATTAACTGACAAATACCTAATGTAGCCTCTATTCTATGCAATGCATAAACATTGCTATTCCTTGTTCAATTGTGCCAAATATTATGTCCCGGGATTTACACCAAATATGGATAGCCAGACACAAAGAAATTACTCTGTATAACTGAAGCAGTCTTcaactacctacttaataattaCTACACCTAAATGAAAGGCAAAGAAAGTTCATTAGCTTTAACTACAGAAACTACTAGGGACATTGACGCGATATATATGACACTAGCGactcgccccggcttcgcacgggttacacaaaacctaacaaattatacaccgaaaccatcctcaagaatcactctattgatagatgaaaaccgcatgaaaatctgttcagaagttttcgagtttaccgcgaacatacatacacacaaacagacaaacgCGGCAGGGGACcttgttttataaggtatagTGATAAGAGGAACAATGTAACTAACAAATATTATGCAAACTTTCTTACATCACAAAAATCATATCTATATCAAAAAGTCAACCATTGTTACCTAAATTGTATTTACCTTTAAAACCAATCTACATCGTTAATAAGCaattaaatttacacaaatCGTAAATTTGCGCAATCAAGACGTTATCGCAAGATAAATAATAAGGAGACATCTTGTTTCGGaatttttctttatttacttGTACGGTTTTACCTTGAGGCGGTCAAAAACTCGACGATGTCAACCAAACGGCTGGTAAACTATAACCTAGATTCAATATCATTATCTTGTGTACAAgtcgtaaataaataacaaataacacATCACTTCTGTATATTAAAATGTTATGTATAGGTGGTATgtaaaatacatacctactactattataggtatatataacgTTTGATATAAGTCTACTTGTACttaacatatatttatttgtaatgaaagcaaccctaaaatcggaaaaaagaggaaatttacgataattttatgataaataaagtcgtaatttaaaataatttaataaataagctgCAAAGCAATAAACGCTGGTGTAGTTTTTGTGTTTGTACCTAAGTTATAGTAATATATCTATTAGTGCACAGACATCACATAGGTATTCCAATGGCTCAACTATTTTGAAAAATAATCCAGATTTgataaataaattcatttgGATCGGATCGAAAAATACGATATAGGTAGCTATTTGCTCACGCTGCAACGTTGTCGCTTTGCGCTCGCTCTGTCAATTAATgctttcattttttatttttttgtatacatTTGTATATGCTCTTccaataaactaaaaataaacaatataaaatatCTTAATTGCTCGCAAAGCATCGTCTCCGCTTTCTGAAAGGTCAGCAGGAAGAGATCCGTATAAGGACGGATCCTCTCCTTTTACCTCATGTGTCTGCATTTTTTGACCAGTTTTacgcgattattattttttttactacagCCTTTGCCATCTttattataatacattattaaatcAAACGAAAACAAATATACACGGGAATGTTTAAtgaattaatacattcatttgTAATTCAACACTGTTTTGTaccgtaaaataaaaatatagtcTGAAGTTCTGTCTGTAAAATAATAGTCtgcttaaataataaactatctttaatGAAAGCTCATACCCACAACATAAAGGTTTCTATTATAGCACGTTTTAAAAATCATATTAAATCgctcatttgtcaatattaaataatatcggTGTTTTACAGGCAATATTGCCAAAAGGTTTAAACATCGGCAAATATTCccttaatttaaattataaactgaaataattatagtctatataattattactatATAATTAGTATACTAAAAACAATGTGACCAAGTCCTCCTGTATCAATTATACTGTCGGatcttttaaatataaaaaatatacctaatataaaaacaaaaaataatttacatagGGCTTAATTAGATTGACATTGAAAGGTCATGATAGTAAATTTTGCCATATTTAGTTCACAATGTATTGTATACTTAGTGGCCATTACCCAGTACCACACCCTACGCGTAGAACAGGGCCGCAAGTCACGATAATACATCTAGGTACTGGTCATATAGGAGTTGACCGTTACCGAAAGAATTGTATTAGATCTCGGAGATTAAAACCGTCTTGTTTGttctttataaaaatgttttttttttattatgaatgggcttactcatggccacagactaaccgaggcgtagacgtggcctacgatggagcgagcggctcgagaaggtgcctgttcactcttgattatGATAATATATATGGTTGCTCCGATATTAAATCTTTTGGTGGCTGTACTGTCTGCGCATCTCTCATTTAAAAAATGtgtacttaaatattaaatttagtcAATGTATGTTACGTTATGTCTCTCTCGCTTCTCTTAAGTTTTGTTCCTTTCTAACAATTACAAATGTAAACGATGACACACATCTCTCTAAGATAACCGATTAGACTATATTAGACCGACTATATTTAACCGATTAGACGATAGCTTGTTAGACTCGACACGCGTTAATGAATAACGCCACCATTTTAGCTAGTTGTATAAGCCAGCTACTACTTCGAAGCCCAGAGTACACCCTAAATGCGTTAATAGAATATCTGCACATTgtaaaattacgatatttatttttagaaccTCACTTATTTGATTAAAATCTTCCTGCAAAAACTCATTTCACGATAATCATTACTTAAATTTGATTAATCTCTATTACTGATAACATCTTACTTAGTCACTAATAATTATTGATCCGTAttcataataaaattgaaatacttgataaaataataagtaTGATAATAAAGGCATAAATTATGATCACACACGTGCTCAGATAATGGCTGCATTGAGCCTTTCCTATTTAAATTATAATCCAAGATAATGATTATCAAAAATTTGTTTCCGTAAGTTCGCAATCGAATACAAATGAAGTAGGTTAAAGTAGCAATGTGCAAGTTTCAGAACATTTCAAAAATCTCGGAATATTCTAGaaacaataaaattttcatgCAACTTTCCACTTAGGTTCCCATTCggattaagtaggtatacctcaatgtttttaactttagCGGATTGTTTCATTTAACATTAACGTCACTTATTCTATtataagtatttgtattgtattgtaaacttTGACATCATAATGAATAAAATCTTGCTAGTTATAGAGCTTTTAAGTGTAATAGAAATTGGAACTGACTGTAAGAAGGTTTGGCAATAAACGAGCAGAAAACCAAATCCAAGAACATTTCATGGGAACCGTGCGATTTATGCAAAATTTTTCTTTGGCATAATGCTAGGTTAAACCCATAGGTAAACCCAATTTCAGACTATTTCAGTATGACACTCCTTTAACGTGACATAATTTAATGTGACAAAAGATATAAGCATCAAACATACATTTCCATGGACCACCCGGCAAGTTACTCGTAGTAACAAATCAAAAGTTCCCATTATCAACTGGAGCGACAATGTCCACTTGTCCAGCCTTGATACGGCTCCCTTTGAGGTGATGTATCGACGACATAATAGCGCGAGCACTATTGTACACTTGTCGAATAAAGTCCTATCAACATACGTTTCACAATGACATACGCCGTTTTGGTTTTGATTGGAGCATTAACTTGCCCATGTGTATCATAGACTCGAACAATTTAACGTGTGAGGTCAATGACATCATAATTGTTCaattaagtacagtcaacatcaAAAGTAGCGGATCGGAATACACGTTAAGAGTGTCTACCATTCTCTAACAGCTTAACAAAAGAGATATCtctctatatgtaaaacaattGACCGCAAACTGTAGAAATTTATCTCTTTATAGAAAAGTTATCTAGGCTGGCAGATACATTTGACGCATAGTTCAACTTCTACTACTGATGCTGAATGTACACAGATTATAATTTTGAATAACCTACAGTTGATACATTACACAAGTTCAAACTATAATATGTGAGAGAACACAGTTTAAGacatttcaaaatccgaatcgggcccatataaTGACAGTTGGCCGAATATACTCGTATCAATAAAGTTTTCTTAGTAGCAAAAAATATGAAAGCTCATTTTGATTAAATCTTTATTATTGtcttgtttgttttgtttcaggTTTAAGTTATGAAGCTGAATGGAGTTATGaaggtaaataattttaattttttggtaTTATAGTaactatttgttttttttttatgaacagTTATAGTTTAGTATTCGTTTTCGGCAATATTTCCCAGATGAATAATTTAGCAAAAGTGCCAGAACATAATATCTACCCAGAATATATCCACAGGCCTTGGTCTCTTTAAAACTAGACGGATAGCCTAGATTAGCAGCTGATTGGAAAATTGGACCTAGCCAGACATGTTTAATCATTCAGAAGCATTAATAGACATAACAGACATTTAATATAAGCCAATATAAGTGGTTTGTTATCATCGTGATTATAATGTATGAaatgaaaattgtataatttctagtaaatacatattaaattttGTTAAACAGGTAATAATTTTTAGTACCTACACGGgagataaaattgtgatcaaaactacctttaacataatttttagtaagtcagaaaaaaacaaatacatacttacccTTTTTGGAAATGTAATGAAAAAAATGCCGCTGAGTTGTTTTGGTATTGAGACCACGCAACGCATAATATAAATGGAAAAAATCCCTTAAGTTTCCGAATTTTAGTAATCATTCACATCTAACCTCATCATCTCATCATCTTTTTCTGGAACAATTTTTTCTACTCTACAGCACAACTGAGATCTGAATTGAACCCACGATTTTTGGCCACCATACCCTATGGGTGTGAATgagggattttttttatttcaggcatCTAGTGGcctatacataaataccttaaaactagcatacatattaattatATGGAAGATTAAAGACAATTTGTTTGAACAGGCGAGTATCAATGGCCCGGAGTTTGCAGCTCTGGCACCCAGCAGTCGCCCATCGACATCTCGACGCGGGACGCGGTGGTAGACCGGCACCAAGCTCACATCCGGGGCCCTTTGGTCTTCCGCGGCTATGAGCAGGTCACCACCACGGCACACAACAATGGACATACCTGtgagtatatttatttactagatGTTACAGATAGCTTGAGATGCAAGAGCATTCCACAACAAAATAGacattctgaaaaaaaaatgttcataTTTCGTGGCTCTTACGATCCAATTCGGGTTTTAGTTGATCTGATTCCGATACGATACTGATATGTCAGAATCATTATCGCAATCCGAtctcattaaaaataattaataggcTTAAAAATGGTGATGTCAAGTCGATTAGCTCTCTAACATTCTCAGAAAAATCTAAAGAATAAATATTGTGGATCTATGTACCCGCAATAGCCAAATCTTATGACCTTACTGCGAGGTATTATCAATGTGTTTTAACAATTGCCTATaatgtttacttattatttttgtCCGTTAGTAAAATGGTCTGCAGTTCCCGGAACGCCAGCCCCCGTATTGTCTGGCGGTCCCCTCAGAGGGAACTACACATTTCTGCAGTTCCATCTTCATTGGCTATCTGAACACGCCATCGATGGTTTCAAGTAAGTAATAGTAAGATATTTCTTTTGACCGATGATTGactctagtcacacctgataGAAAGTGAAGGCAGTCTAATATGAAGCTCACTAGTTCAGTAATAGTCTATAGTATTTACTCATTAAAGAGACCAAGGTAATATTTGTCAGGGAATACCGCAGTGTTGCCAACatggcataattgatgccagatctggcatattttcacttgctttggcaccaaaattttccatttagcatctggcatattttttagcataatttagtctaagccaagtttgcaccaaattggcagcaacaatatgcgccatcgccttatgtggttcatattttcatatgaattttgacttttgtggacggatggacgtcgacggattatataaagttggtcaagcagatcttgtcagtagaaaaaggcggcaaatttgaaaaatatatgtgttttaagtatctaatttcaagttgacattttagcattttttttagcatatttcaaaaaacttaggcataatctagacataagtctagcattttttcaaaatccgagttggcaacactggaatACCGATAGAATCATTAATATAAAACATTGATTCATATAAATGAAATGAGGTACTTTGTGCAAACCCTGGTGGTACCGCTATAAGCTTTTTTTATTCGAAGGCATGTTGACATTAGGCTCCATTTAGGCTCATAGTTTAAGGTTTAAGGCAAGACATCAGATGACAGCCAATTCAATGAATAGGTTCATATCCCCTACGCTACGCCAATACAGTAAACCCTTACGCCAATGTACCTAATATTTGACAGTAACCCGAATGAGAATTCTTCCGCCAAATGAAATAGAACGGCCGTTTtaataatactttttataatCTTCATAGGTATCCCTTGGAGATCCACATGGTACACGTCAAGACTGGGCTAAAATTAGAAGAGGCCCTGGCGCGCCCTGATGGACTCACTGTTATAGGGGTGCTTTGCGTGGTAAGTGAGGTCACTCTtaacttattaaaaaaacatttaaagtgttcctatatatagatggtcaagtaaatcttgtcagtagaaaaacgcgcgaaattcaaattttctatgagtcgatatcccttcgcgcctacattttttttaatttgccgccattttctactgacaaaatctgctGGACCGagtatatttataaaactgTTAACGTAATAATCCCTGATATAAGGTGACCGATAGGTATTATATGTCATATTAGATATAAGGCAACCTATCAATTACATATTACATTCTGTTTGCTTCCTGTTCTGTACTACTTATTACTTAATTCTTGACATGCATGGTTACCATTTTCGTTGACTCCGTGTAAACTTACTAATTATAAAGAACGAAGTTTATTCTCGCTTGCTAAAAACACTTATCAGTAAAACATATTAAAATGAGATTATTTTCAGTTGAAGAGTGGGACAGCAGCAGAACATGCCCTTGCTCAAATCGTCCCGTCTCTACCTGAGCTGACCTACCGTATGGATCCTAACAATCAAACCATGGCTGAAATCATCGATTTGTCGTACGTACCTATCCTATTGTCGCAGTGTTTTACCTCAAGGCTTAGAAAATCCCTCTCAAGTACAAGATGAATAGGCCGTGTCTAAAACTTCCTATCTTTCTCGAATTACTCTCCGATCGGCCTTTCGTTTCGCCATTGTTTCATGTCATTAGTGACGGCAAAGGGCATTGTTTTTTCAAACCATTGGAAACATCCAAAATCTTTTTATTATCAGTCAATGCTGCTGtaactataccgggtgtggtctgtaacacgagcaaataattaaaacatagactgtactcctcaaacggtgacacttatgTTCAACAacgtttaaaaattatgaagtatttagactccctatttttcatagaaaataaatattatcttcaatggacgccatcgccacgccatatcattgtgattgacgttgcttgtcaagccttaaacataacaaaattcgcaatacattgcgtctttgaataacttttaaagtatattaaaaataaaactataagttatttttcaaagccactgaacaaatgttgatcagtaggtatgaggaatacagcctacagtaaaatttttgctcatattacaggccaca contains:
- the LOC134673400 gene encoding putative carbonic anhydrase 5, whose protein sequence is MKAFFVIICCIGLSYEAEWSYEGEYQWPGVCSSGTQQSPIDISTRDAVVDRHQAHIRGPLVFRGYEQVTTTAHNNGHTLKWSAVPGTPAPVLSGGPLRGNYTFLQFHLHWLSEHAIDGFKYPLEIHMVHVKTGLKLEEALARPDGLTVIGVLCVLKSGTAAEHALAQIVPSLPELTYRMDPNNQTMAEIIDLSRLLSPDPQSFYTYHGSLTTPQCQESVTWIVMDKPLVISDNQYKLFSKIDIGGNTFNYRSLHPTNRIIYRFMASCASITSPTFIGYLLSIIMCAKSIMATTLIKGVCIITNMKRRLFGYGVKECSKLD